A DNA window from Fusobacterium sp. contains the following coding sequences:
- a CDS encoding DUF2628 domain-containing protein — protein sequence MKNPLLVEDVEFIENNIECFQEHIGNDFNHYMNEWLSDDTKFNFWAFFLAPFWLGYRGLYEYAILYIILINITSDHLHSIFLAFLFLFPIYIGFKGNILYFEKVKNNIKKGRRASGGAIGIIIVILLQVAIFNIFYN from the coding sequence ATGAAAAATCCATTATTAGTAGAAGATGTTGAATTTATTGAAAATAATATTGAATGTTTTCAAGAACATATTGGGAATGATTTCAATCACTATATGAATGAATGGCTTTCTGATGATACAAAGTTTAATTTCTGGGCATTTTTTCTGGCACCTTTCTGGTTAGGATATAGAGGTCTTTATGAATATGCCATTCTATATATAATTCTTATTAATATTACTTCAGATCATCTGCATTCAATATTCCTGGCATTTCTTTTTCTTTTTCCTATATATATAGGTTTTAAAGGAAATATATTATATTTTGAAAAAGTGAAGAATAATATAAAAAAAGGAAGAAGAGCAAGTGGTGGAGCAATAGGTATTATCATTGTAATACTTCTTCAAGTTGCCATTTTTAATATATTTTATAATTAA